In Arthrobacter alpinus, a single window of DNA contains:
- a CDS encoding signal peptidase I, with the protein MSIFSPVSRDVSSPDSDTASTIRPRGFLHSLGTWSAYVALLLAAISALIVIVIPMATGSHTYTVLTSSMAPKYAPGTLMVVKPTAVDSLRVGDVITYQIESGKPAVISHRITAVEATQTGEQVFITKGDNNSLEDAEAVHEVQIKGKLFYAVPYVGFAAHAVGEQRGKILPVVAVGFIALGALSMAKGAIEKNRSKKTDRPSK; encoded by the coding sequence ATGTCAATATTCAGCCCGGTCTCCCGCGATGTTTCATCGCCGGACTCTGACACGGCATCCACCATTCGCCCCCGTGGATTCCTCCACTCTCTTGGCACCTGGAGCGCCTACGTGGCCCTCCTGCTGGCTGCCATCAGCGCCTTGATCGTGATCGTGATTCCCATGGCAACCGGCTCACACACCTACACCGTGCTGACCAGCTCCATGGCGCCCAAATATGCGCCGGGCACCTTGATGGTGGTCAAGCCGACTGCCGTCGATTCGCTCCGAGTAGGCGATGTCATCACCTACCAAATCGAGTCCGGCAAGCCCGCCGTTATTTCACACCGCATCACGGCTGTGGAAGCCACCCAAACGGGAGAACAGGTATTCATCACCAAGGGTGACAACAACTCCCTCGAAGACGCGGAAGCTGTCCACGAGGTACAGATCAAAGGCAAGCTGTTCTACGCCGTGCCCTATGTAGGCTTCGCCGCCCACGCGGTGGGTGAGCAACGAGGCAAGATTCTTCCCGTCGTCGCCGTGGGATTCATAGCCCTGGGTGCTTTGAGCATGGCCAAGGGTGCCATTGAGAAGAACCGCAGCAAGAAGACTGATCGCCCCAGCAAATGA
- a CDS encoding alternate-type signal peptide domain-containing protein produces MNKMAKGAIATGVGIILLAGGGGTLATWNQTAEGTQGKVVAGDLNMVAGTGVWKNAKNQTVTISSYKVVPGDVLTYTQPLTVTLEGDLMVAKLSLKGTSANNGFVPADFTAVTTLTDAAGVAVSANTPLNKDHDGAFTATTKFTFAVGTAARSSVNGEYNFADIGYKLEQQVPDATLVP; encoded by the coding sequence ATGAACAAGATGGCTAAAGGCGCAATTGCAACCGGTGTTGGCATCATCCTGCTGGCAGGTGGCGGCGGAACACTGGCTACCTGGAACCAGACCGCTGAAGGTACACAGGGCAAGGTAGTCGCCGGTGATCTGAACATGGTTGCCGGTACCGGAGTTTGGAAGAACGCCAAGAACCAGACCGTCACGATCAGCAGCTACAAAGTTGTTCCGGGCGACGTCCTGACCTACACCCAGCCGTTGACAGTGACCTTGGAAGGTGACCTGATGGTGGCCAAGCTGTCCCTCAAGGGCACCTCGGCCAACAACGGCTTTGTCCCCGCTGATTTCACGGCCGTCACCACCTTGACTGACGCTGCCGGCGTTGCGGTTTCCGCCAACACGCCCCTGAACAAGGACCACGATGGCGCATTCACTGCGACAACCAAGTTCACCTTCGCTGTGGGCACCGCTGCTCGCAGCTCGGTCAACGGTGAGTACAACTTCGCAGACATTGGCTACAAGCTGGAGCAGCAGGTTCCGGACGCCACGCTGGTTCCGTAA
- the galU gene encoding UTP--glucose-1-phosphate uridylyltransferase GalU codes for MNPSSRVRKAVIPAAGLGTRFLPATKAMPKEMLPVVDKPAIQYVVQEAVSAGLIDVLMITGRNKRALEDHFDRVPVIEQLLEAKGDTERLAAVQHATDLGEIHYVRQGDPKGLGHAVLRAKTHVGDEPFAVLLGDDLIDERDELLTTMIEVQQRTGGSVVALIEVPQEKISSYGCADMTVIDGEDYVRVNHLVEKPSIEEAPSNLAVIGRYVLHPAVFEVLENTPPGRGNEIQLTDALQTLATMEGEGGGVYGVVFHGRRYDTGDKLSYLKAVVTLACENEELGEDLREWLGEFTADLKVDSTSMAASR; via the coding sequence ATGAACCCTTCATCACGTGTACGCAAAGCCGTCATCCCTGCAGCAGGTCTCGGGACGCGATTCCTTCCCGCCACCAAGGCAATGCCCAAGGAAATGCTGCCGGTGGTGGACAAGCCCGCCATCCAGTACGTGGTTCAGGAAGCCGTCAGCGCCGGTCTCATCGATGTCTTGATGATTACCGGACGTAACAAGCGTGCCTTGGAGGATCACTTTGACCGTGTTCCCGTAATCGAGCAGCTGCTCGAGGCCAAGGGTGATACTGAGCGCCTCGCCGCAGTGCAGCACGCCACCGATCTGGGCGAAATTCACTATGTCCGCCAGGGCGATCCCAAGGGCCTGGGCCACGCAGTGTTGCGTGCCAAGACCCACGTGGGCGATGAGCCCTTTGCCGTGCTCCTTGGTGATGACCTGATCGACGAGCGCGATGAGCTGCTGACCACCATGATCGAGGTGCAGCAGCGCACCGGCGGGTCCGTGGTGGCCTTGATCGAGGTTCCGCAAGAGAAGATCTCCTCCTACGGTTGCGCCGACATGACCGTCATTGACGGTGAGGACTACGTCCGCGTCAATCACCTCGTGGAGAAGCCCTCCATTGAAGAGGCTCCGTCCAATCTCGCCGTGATTGGCCGCTACGTGCTGCACCCGGCCGTGTTTGAGGTTCTTGAAAACACCCCTCCGGGACGTGGCAACGAGATCCAGCTGACCGATGCCCTGCAGACCCTGGCCACCATGGAAGGCGAAGGCGGCGGCGTGTACGGTGTCGTGTTCCATGGCCGCCGCTACGACACCGGTGACAAGCTCAGCTACCTCAAGGCAGTCGTCACCCTCGCCTGCGAAAACGAAGAACTCGGCGAAGACCTGCGCGAATGGCTGGGAGAATTCACAGCCGATCTAAAGGTCGATTCCACAAGCATGGCCGCAAGCCGCTAG
- the nhaA gene encoding Na+/H+ antiporter NhaA, with protein sequence MPLPSPRRIFSRGSYGESQRISQILRSETVGGALLLVATVVALVWANSPLADGYFALRDFRIGPEAWHLNLSLGGWASDGLLAIFFFVAGLELKREFVAGDLRNPARAVVPVAAAVGGVIVPAAFFALINFSAGPEVLRGWAIPTATDIAFALAVLAVISTHLPSALRTFLLTLAVVDDLIAIAIIAVFYPGDLHLGFLAFAALPLLAFTWLVQKRIKSWYLLLPLAFATWAMVHASGIHATVAGVLLGFAVPVLRSAKRGGPDAGPGLAEHLEHVVRPISAGVAVPLFAFFSAGVALGGVAGLKSAFADSVAIGIVVALVAGKFIGVFGATWLVTKTTKAKLDDGLAWIDVVGLALLAGVGFTVSLLISELSFGDDSPHYSHAKVAILTGSVIAALLAAVVLRARNRHYRTIAELEARDDDGDGIPDVYQR encoded by the coding sequence ATGCCACTCCCCTCACCCCGCCGAATCTTTAGCCGCGGCAGCTACGGCGAATCACAGCGCATCAGCCAGATTCTGCGCTCCGAAACCGTCGGCGGCGCCCTCCTTCTGGTGGCAACAGTTGTGGCCTTGGTCTGGGCCAACTCCCCCTTGGCCGATGGTTACTTCGCCTTGCGAGATTTCCGGATTGGTCCGGAAGCCTGGCATCTGAACCTCAGCCTGGGCGGCTGGGCCTCGGACGGGCTGCTGGCCATCTTCTTCTTTGTCGCGGGACTGGAACTCAAACGTGAGTTCGTCGCTGGCGATCTGCGCAATCCTGCACGCGCTGTGGTTCCCGTCGCCGCAGCCGTGGGCGGGGTGATTGTCCCGGCAGCGTTCTTTGCCCTCATTAACTTCTCGGCGGGCCCGGAGGTCTTGCGCGGCTGGGCCATCCCCACGGCCACGGACATTGCGTTTGCCTTGGCCGTACTCGCCGTCATCAGCACCCACCTGCCCAGTGCTCTGCGGACATTCCTGCTGACTCTGGCCGTGGTGGATGACTTGATTGCGATCGCCATCATTGCCGTCTTCTATCCGGGAGACCTTCATCTCGGGTTCCTCGCCTTCGCCGCCTTGCCGCTCCTGGCATTCACCTGGTTGGTGCAGAAGCGAATTAAGTCCTGGTACCTGCTGCTTCCGCTGGCTTTTGCAACGTGGGCCATGGTGCACGCATCAGGCATTCACGCCACCGTGGCTGGCGTCTTGCTGGGCTTCGCCGTACCTGTGCTCCGCTCGGCCAAACGCGGCGGGCCGGACGCCGGTCCGGGCTTGGCCGAACACCTGGAACACGTAGTCCGGCCAATCTCTGCCGGTGTGGCCGTACCCTTGTTCGCATTCTTCTCCGCCGGTGTGGCCTTGGGTGGCGTGGCTGGTCTGAAGTCGGCGTTCGCGGACTCCGTTGCCATAGGCATAGTTGTTGCACTGGTGGCCGGCAAGTTCATAGGTGTCTTTGGCGCCACCTGGCTGGTCACGAAAACCACCAAAGCAAAGCTCGACGACGGCCTGGCCTGGATCGATGTGGTGGGCCTTGCGCTGTTGGCCGGCGTGGGCTTCACCGTTTCCCTGCTGATCAGCGAGTTGAGCTTCGGCGATGACAGCCCGCACTACAGTCACGCCAAGGTGGCCATCTTGACGGGCTCCGTCATTGCAGCCCTTTTGGCCGCGGTTGTGTTGCGCGCAAGAAACCGCCATTACCGCACCATCGCCGAGCTGGAAGCCCGCGATGACGACGGCGATGGCATCCCGGACGTGTATCAGCGCTAG
- a CDS encoding sensor histidine kinase yields the protein MTHTEVTKPSGRHFFRLQGERKRVFLTQLPLSLIMVVAVLIAVAIYPQSFKQPLFLAALVMHVLLLAASLAIPWERFSPSAVLIIPYLDFVAIGLFRGGNQQFLTAVGLLIFFPVFWLASSGLAKRTAVTVSVVAALLIVWLPVMTAPDGFTLEELARPLLFPIVVLAYATTVVAVTNTMNVQRKALEAKDVQLRAALEASQQRERLLETVVDTVAVGLVVVDGGGNDMLMNATQRKLHAYALPENIDHPKEKDLLVFATDAITPVPADERPVLRAIRGEEFTNYQVWLGSGEKARAVSTAARPMLDEQGTFHGAVIAFHDVTDMMAALAAKNDFVANVSHEFRTPLTSIQGYLEMALEDSDELPPDVLTYLTIASRNVDRLSSLVSDLLTTDSMSLELTRTNVARLVAESLASAAPSAEHNKVTLNSQVQEPLEALIDTRRIGQVLDNLISNAVKYSPDGGTVTVRTWAEGADLWCEVQDTGIGMNSSEQAQAFTKFFRARTAVQRSIPGIGLGLMITKTIIAKHGGTISLESERNVGTTIRFVLPGCLGTGGRTVGLGRISQPELEDAP from the coding sequence ATGACGCACACCGAAGTCACGAAGCCGTCCGGCCGTCACTTTTTCAGGCTGCAGGGCGAGCGGAAACGGGTTTTCCTAACGCAGCTTCCGCTGTCTCTGATCATGGTGGTTGCAGTCCTGATTGCGGTCGCCATCTACCCCCAGTCCTTTAAGCAACCACTGTTTCTGGCCGCCTTGGTTATGCATGTTTTGTTGCTCGCCGCCTCTCTTGCCATTCCGTGGGAAAGGTTCTCACCTAGTGCGGTCCTCATCATCCCGTACTTGGACTTCGTGGCGATTGGTCTGTTCCGCGGAGGAAACCAACAGTTCCTGACAGCCGTGGGACTACTGATCTTCTTCCCCGTTTTTTGGCTTGCCTCGTCTGGCCTGGCCAAGCGAACAGCCGTTACGGTCAGTGTGGTGGCGGCCTTGCTCATCGTGTGGCTTCCTGTCATGACCGCCCCGGATGGTTTCACGCTGGAAGAATTGGCCAGACCGCTGCTCTTTCCCATAGTTGTCTTGGCGTACGCGACCACGGTGGTTGCAGTTACCAACACCATGAATGTTCAACGCAAGGCTCTTGAAGCCAAGGACGTTCAACTGCGGGCAGCTCTGGAGGCAAGCCAACAGCGCGAGAGGCTCTTGGAGACGGTAGTGGATACCGTTGCAGTGGGCCTGGTGGTGGTAGACGGAGGCGGCAATGACATGCTGATGAACGCTACGCAAAGGAAACTGCACGCCTACGCCCTCCCTGAAAACATTGACCATCCTAAGGAAAAGGATCTTCTGGTTTTTGCCACGGATGCGATCACGCCGGTGCCGGCTGATGAACGTCCGGTTCTTCGCGCCATTCGAGGCGAGGAATTCACCAATTACCAAGTGTGGCTCGGATCAGGTGAGAAGGCCCGGGCAGTGTCCACGGCAGCCCGGCCCATGCTGGATGAGCAGGGAACGTTCCATGGAGCGGTCATTGCTTTCCACGATGTCACTGACATGATGGCTGCGCTGGCTGCCAAGAATGACTTTGTCGCCAACGTTTCCCATGAATTCCGAACCCCGCTGACATCCATCCAGGGCTATCTGGAGATGGCTCTGGAGGATTCCGACGAGCTGCCCCCGGATGTCCTGACTTACCTCACCATCGCCTCCCGCAACGTGGATAGGTTGAGCTCGCTCGTTTCAGATTTGCTGACCACCGATTCCATGTCACTTGAATTGACCCGGACAAACGTTGCCCGGCTGGTCGCCGAAAGCTTGGCCTCTGCGGCCCCTTCGGCGGAACACAACAAAGTCACGCTGAACTCTCAAGTTCAAGAACCGCTCGAGGCCCTCATCGATACGCGACGGATTGGGCAGGTGCTGGACAACCTCATCTCCAATGCCGTCAAGTACTCCCCCGACGGCGGTACCGTGACGGTGCGTACCTGGGCTGAAGGCGCCGATCTGTGGTGCGAAGTCCAGGACACGGGAATCGGCATGAACAGCAGCGAGCAGGCCCAGGCCTTCACGAAATTCTTCCGGGCAAGAACTGCCGTCCAGAGGTCCATCCCAGGAATCGGGTTGGGCCTGATGATCACCAAAACCATTATTGCCAAGCACGGCGGCACCATCAGCCTGGAAAGTGAACGGAACGTTGGCACCACCATCCGTTTCGTCCTGCCTGGGTGCCTGGGCACTGGTGGCCGGACCGTCGGGCTTGGTCGTATCAGCCAACCCGAACTCGAAGACGCACCATAA
- a CDS encoding Hpt domain-containing protein: MSVTKLPLVCTATLHSLEESLDGERTLCRNFVCRFIEMWPGRFERIQEAVTAGHDEDAMDSALSLRSSSLMVGAARLGQITSELIRLLECGSHAAAEKKLLALQTCGNQTAGHLTTTYVNAA, from the coding sequence ATGAGTGTTACCAAACTGCCCCTCGTGTGCACGGCAACATTGCATTCCCTTGAAGAGTCTCTCGACGGAGAACGGACCTTGTGCCGGAACTTTGTGTGCCGCTTTATCGAGATGTGGCCCGGGCGGTTTGAACGCATCCAAGAAGCCGTAACCGCCGGCCACGATGAGGACGCCATGGACTCCGCCCTGAGCCTGCGTAGTTCCAGCCTGATGGTCGGGGCAGCCCGGCTGGGACAAATCACCTCAGAGCTCATCCGCCTCTTGGAATGCGGATCTCACGCTGCCGCAGAAAAGAAACTCCTAGCCTTGCAAACATGCGGCAACCAGACGGCTGGGCACCTGACTACCACCTACGTCAACGCAGCCTAA
- a CDS encoding VanZ family protein has product MNKTHHRIALAAAVVYLAGVMLIVFWPAPVDRPASGQLHMVLTWLHNHGMPRFIGYGQVEFTANVGIFIPMGYIASAWFRKFWPGIFIGFLASCVIELGQAIFLPDRFATGMDVLANTIGAGIGAALYYGDHRSRTNSATSRMSNEPSQLQANFEKSAE; this is encoded by the coding sequence ATGAACAAGACCCACCACCGAATAGCCTTGGCGGCTGCCGTCGTGTACCTCGCGGGCGTGATGCTGATCGTGTTCTGGCCGGCGCCCGTAGATCGACCCGCGAGTGGGCAGCTCCACATGGTTCTGACTTGGCTGCATAACCACGGAATGCCTAGATTCATAGGCTACGGCCAAGTGGAATTCACGGCCAACGTAGGCATATTCATTCCAATGGGCTACATTGCCTCCGCATGGTTTCGGAAGTTCTGGCCAGGTATCTTCATTGGCTTCTTGGCGTCCTGCGTGATCGAACTTGGCCAGGCGATATTTCTGCCGGATCGATTCGCGACTGGGATGGATGTCTTGGCAAATACCATTGGTGCTGGCATCGGCGCGGCGCTTTATTACGGTGACCACCGTTCGAGAACTAATTCCGCAACGTCACGAATGTCGAACGAACCGAGCCAGCTGCAAGCCAATTTCGAGAAATCTGCCGAATGA